AAAAAAGCTGGTGGTTCAACTCGTAACGGTCGCGATTCTGAAGCTAAACGCCTTGGTGTTAAACGTTTCGGTGGCGAATCTGTATTAGCAGGTAGTATTATTGTTCGCCAACGTGGTACTAAATTCCACGCAGGTAACAACGTAGGAATGGGAAGAGATCACACCTTATTTGCAACCGCAGATGGCAAAGTTAAATTTGAAGTAAAAGGCGAGAAAAGCCGTAAATACGTAAGTATTGTTACTGAATAATTTAAAATCTATTCCATTGAAACGCCCTACAATTTTGTGGGGCGTTTTGTCTTTCTTAATTTCACATAAGTGAGAACGCAATGAAACAACAACCTTTACTAGGCTTTACCTTTGCACTTATTGCTGCAATGGCTTGGGGATCATTGCCTATTGCCTTGAAACAAGTTTTGTCTGTAATGAATGCGCAAACTATCGTATGGTATCGTTTCATTATTGCTGCAGTTTCATTATTGGCTTTACTTGCTTATAAAAAACAATTACCTGAATTAATGAAAGTTCGCCAATATGCGTGGATTATGCTTATTGGAGTAATTGGTCTTACCGGCAATTTTCTATTATTTAGTAGCTCGCTGAATTACATTGAACCGTCAGTTGCACAAATTTTTATTCATTTATCATCTTTTGGAATGCTCATCTGTGGTGTACTAATTTTCAAAGAAAAATTAGGGCTGCACCAAAAGATCGGACTTTTCTTATTATTAATTGGTTTAGGCTTATTCTTTAATGATCGTTTTGCTGTATTTTCTGGACTAAATCAGTATTCAATAGGTGTCATTTTAAGTGTAGGGGGCGCTCTTATTTGGGTCGCTTATGGAATGGCGCAAAAATTAATGTTACGTAAATTTAATTCACAACAAATCTTGCTAATGATGTATTTAGGTTGTGCCATAGTCTTTATGCCGATGGCTGAATTCTCGCAAGTGCAAGAACTCACACCTTTAGCTCTGATTTGTTTTATTTACTGCTGTTTAAATACCTTAATTGGATACGGCTCTTATGCGGAAGCACTTAATCGTTGGGATGTATCAAAAGTCAGTGTTGTTATCACACTTGTACCTCTTTTCACAATCCTATTTTCCCATATTGCCCATTATTTTAGCCCATCAGATTTTGCAGCCCCAGAATTGAATAATATTAGCTATATTGGCGCATTTGTTGTAGTATGCGGGGCAATTTTATCCGCGATTGGACATAAATTATTACCGCATAAAACTCATTAAAGTGCGGTTTATTTTGGAGAAGTTTTAATGAAATTTATTGATGAATCCCTTATTCGAATTGAGGCTGGGGATGGTGGTAACGGTTGCGTAAGTTTCCGTCGAGAGAAATTTATTCCGAAAGGCGGCCCTGATGGTGGCGACGGTGGCGATGGTGGCGATGTCTATTTACAAGCCGATGAAAACCTCAATACCTTAATCGATTATCGCTTTAATAAACGCTTTGCCGCAGAGCGTGGAGAGAATGGACGGAGTTCAGATTGTACAGGACGTCGCGGTAAAGATATTATTTTACCTGTTCCCGTAGGAACTCGCGCTATTGATAATGACACCAAAGAAACCTTGGGAGATTTAACCCAACACGGTCAAAAAATGTTGGTAGCTAAAGGCGGTTATCACGGGTTAGGGAATACCCGTTTCAAATCATCGGTAAACCGTGCACCGCGTCAAAAAACAATGGGAACACCGGGCGAAAAACGCGATTTATTATTGGAATTAATGCTACTTGCTGATGTGGGAATGCTCGGTTTACCTAATGCTGGTAAATCCACTTTTATTCGTGCCGTTTCAGCAGCCAAACCAAAAGTTGCAGATTATCCATTTACTACCTTAGTACCAAGTCTAGGTGTTGTGAAAGTGGATGACTCACACAGTTTCGTCGTCGCCGATATTCCAGGATTAATTGAGGGCGCAGCAGATGGTGCTGGGTTAGGAATTCGTTTTTTAAAACATCTAGAACGTTGTAGAGTGCTTATTCATTTAGTCGATATAGCGCCAATTGATGGCTCTAATCCAGCAGATAATGTTGCTATTATTGAATCTGAACTTTTCCAATACAGTGAAAAATTATCAGAAAAGCCACGCTGGTTAGTATTCAATAAAATTGATACGATGAGCGATGAAGAAGCTGAAGAGCGGGTTCGAGAAATCACTGAACAATTAGGTTGGGAAGAAGACTATTACCTGATTTCAGCTGCAACAGGGAAAAATGTTCCACCACTTTGTCGTGATATTATGGACTTTATCATAGCAAATCCACGCGAAGCTGAAACACAACAAGTTGCACCTGAAGAAGTAAAATTCAAATGGGAAGATTATCATCAGGAACAACTAACGGGGTATCAATTTGATGATGACGAAGATTGGGATGACGATTGGACTGAAGAAGATGATGACGAAGATTGGGATGATGATTGGACTGAAGAAGATGATGAAGGAATTGAGTTCATCTATAAACCTTAAGAAAGTCTAATTTTGTAAGCATTAAAACTTTAAAAGCACCTAAAACTTTTAGGTGCTTTTTGCTATCAATTAACGCTCAAAAATTTCACAATCAGTAAAGAAATAAGCAATTTCACGATTTGCATTTTCTATACTATCTGATCCGTGAACCGAATTCTCACGCTGACTCAATGCAAACTCTTTACGAATTGTCCCTTCTGCGGCAGTTTCTGGATTCGTTGTACCAATCAAAGTGCGGTAATCTTTCACTGCATTTTCTTTTTCAAGAACAGAAACCACTATCGGCGAAGACATCATATATTCAACTAAAGGAGCAAAAAATTCTTTGCCTTGATGCTCTGCATAAAAGCCTTCAGCCTGCTCACGAGTTAGGCGTACCATTTTAGAGGCTATGATTTTAAAGCCATTTTGCTCAAAACGAGTTAAGATTGCTCCAATAAGATTACGCTTTACCGCATCAGGTTTAATAATCGAAAAAGTTCTTTCTGTCATCATATCTCCTTACTTCAATGATTTTGATAACATTAAATTTGCTAAAGTTTGCACACCAATCCCTGTTGCCCCAACAGCCCATAAATCACTACCAGATTTACGATAAGTTGCGGAACAATCAATATGCAACCAATTTTGTTGATAATTTTTTACAAAATACGATAAAAATGCCGTTGCTGTACTTGCCCCCGCCCCAACTGGAACAGAACCAATATTAGCAATATCTGCAAAAGATGAATTAATTTGTGAGCGATGAAAATCTTCAAATGGTAAACGCCAGAAAGGTTCATTTTCTTCTTGTGCTGATTGGAAAAGATTCTTCACGAGATCATCATCCATAGATAATACCGAATGATAGTCATTTCCTACTGCCATTTTTGCTGCGCCAGTTAAAGTTGCACAATCAATAATAAAATCTGGATTTTGGCTGTCCGCTTCAATCAATCCATCAGCCAACACCAAACGCCCTTCAGCGTCAGTATTCAGCACTTCTGCTGTCACGCCATTTTTATAAGTAATAATATCGCCTAGTTTAAAGGCATTATTGCTTACCAAATTTTCTGCACAACATAAATACAGTTTAACGCGTTGATTTAATCCGCGAGCGATAGCGAAACCTAATGCCCCCGTTAATAATGCTGCCCCACCCATATCGGTTCGCATTGTGCTCATTCCATCACTTGGTTTGATACTGTAGCCGCCACTGTCAAAAGTAATCCCCTTACCAACTAAACAAGCTAACACTGGCGCATTCGGATCTTGTGTTGGATTGAAATCAAGTTGCAACATAGCTGGCAAGTTGGCAGAGCCTTTACCCACAGTCCAAATTCCGTGATAACCTTGTTGCTCAAGTTCCTCTCCAGAAATA
The Haemophilus influenzae DNA segment above includes these coding regions:
- the ndk gene encoding nucleoside-diphosphate kinase, producing the protein MTERTFSIIKPDAVKRNLIGAILTRFEQNGFKIIASKMVRLTREQAEGFYAEHQGKEFFAPLVEYMMSSPIVVSVLEKENAVKDYRTLIGTTNPETAAEGTIRKEFALSQRENSVHGSDSIENANREIAYFFTDCEIFER
- the cgtA gene encoding Obg family GTPase CgtA, whose translation is MKFIDESLIRIEAGDGGNGCVSFRREKFIPKGGPDGGDGGDGGDVYLQADENLNTLIDYRFNKRFAAERGENGRSSDCTGRRGKDIILPVPVGTRAIDNDTKETLGDLTQHGQKMLVAKGGYHGLGNTRFKSSVNRAPRQKTMGTPGEKRDLLLELMLLADVGMLGLPNAGKSTFIRAVSAAKPKVADYPFTTLVPSLGVVKVDDSHSFVVADIPGLIEGAADGAGLGIRFLKHLERCRVLIHLVDIAPIDGSNPADNVAIIESELFQYSEKLSEKPRWLVFNKIDTMSDEEAEERVREITEQLGWEEDYYLISAATGKNVPPLCRDIMDFIIANPREAETQQVAPEEVKFKWEDYHQEQLTGYQFDDDEDWDDDWTEEDDDEDWDDDWTEEDDEGIEFIYKP
- the rpmA gene encoding 50S ribosomal protein L27, which codes for MATKKAGGSTRNGRDSEAKRLGVKRFGGESVLAGSIIVRQRGTKFHAGNNVGMGRDHTLFATADGKVKFEVKGEKSRKYVSIVTE
- the pepB gene encoding aminopeptidase PepB, whose translation is MQITLSNNLANDAWGKNAILSFVSNKATIHLKNNEKTDRTLVQQAARKLRGQGIKDVELLGEEWDLEFCWAFYQGFYTAKQDYGIEFPHLDDEPQDELLARIECGDFVRGIINEPAQSLTPVKLAERAAEFILNQADIYNEKSAVSFKIISGEELEQQGYHGIWTVGKGSANLPAMLQLDFNPTQDPNAPVLACLVGKGITFDSGGYSIKPSDGMSTMRTDMGGAALLTGALGFAIARGLNQRVKLYLCCAENLVSNNAFKLGDIITYKNGVTAEVLNTDAEGRLVLADGLIEADSQNPDFIIDCATLTGAAKMAVGNDYHSVLSMDDDLVKNLFQSAQEENEPFWRLPFEDFHRSQINSSFADIANIGSVPVGAGASTATAFLSYFVKNYQQNWLHIDCSATYRKSGSDLWAVGATGIGVQTLANLMLSKSLK
- a CDS encoding DMT family transporter encodes the protein MKQQPLLGFTFALIAAMAWGSLPIALKQVLSVMNAQTIVWYRFIIAAVSLLALLAYKKQLPELMKVRQYAWIMLIGVIGLTGNFLLFSSSLNYIEPSVAQIFIHLSSFGMLICGVLIFKEKLGLHQKIGLFLLLIGLGLFFNDRFAVFSGLNQYSIGVILSVGGALIWVAYGMAQKLMLRKFNSQQILLMMYLGCAIVFMPMAEFSQVQELTPLALICFIYCCLNTLIGYGSYAEALNRWDVSKVSVVITLVPLFTILFSHIAHYFSPSDFAAPELNNISYIGAFVVVCGAILSAIGHKLLPHKTH